The genomic stretch acctggatgacctTCTCCACTGACCAAGTACCTCCCTGCGTCAGGAGGTGGACGGTGGGGTTAGGCAGAGAGGTGAGCCTGTTAGATTGGGGACTTGGGGTTGCATCTGGGTCTCCCCAGCGCCTGCTGTCTGCAGTGAGACAGCAGATGGAGGGCCCTCTTGCCACTTGGGTCTAACTCCTGTGCAAGACCCTTAAGGTAGGGATGATGTCTCCTTCACCACTACATTcctagcacttagcacagtgcctaacaTAGAAGCCCACAGAcggtttttgaatgaatgagtaggaaTTTAGGATTCAAGGGAGAAGAGAGATAGGACAAGTGGCCTTGGTTTTTGTTCCTGGAGAAATAGGGCTAGCGGAGTCAGGCAGAGGGGCTTGGGTCAGCCCTAGAGAGAGGGGTGCCTCATGGCTACGGATGGCTGGGAGGACAGGGCCAGAGGACACGAGGCACCTGATTCTTGTAGAAGCGCTGGATGGTGGAGCTGAGGGCACAGCCCACGAAGCCCTGGGCCGCGTCTGGGTTGTGCAGGAAGCGGACCTCCAGGGGGATGAGCCCGTCCTGCAGGGGCAGGGTCTGCACGATCTCATGGCGCTGCCAGTCCCACACATGTAAATGGCTTCCATACAGCCCTGAGGAAGGGATGGGGCCAGAGGATGGGCTCAGGATCAGGGCAGGGCAGCATGAGTGAAGGCTGGGGCACAACCCAGGGCATAAGGTTGAAAAACTGGTTGGAGGGATAAGAAGGATGCTTGAGCAAGCTGGAGTACTCATCGAGTCCTATACCATCAATCACCCCAAGAGTCGGGTTCACAGGAGAGAAGTAGGAGACCTGAAGAGGGGTTTTCAAGCAGAAagtaggggtgtgtgtgcccAGGCTCCTACTGGCCTATGGGGGACAAGTCTCACCTGCCTCTACATCAGCGGGGTTGAAGCCATCTCGAAAGACATTGGGAGCCGCCCATTCACTGCTGATCATGACATTGTGTCGAGGCTGGTACCAGAAGTCATAGCCCATGGGTGCAGCGCCCCCAGGCCGTTCCCATGTTCCCTTCACCTCGAATGTCTCTCCATCCAGCAGCACGAAACCCCCTGAACAGTGAAGGAAGTAAAGTGGCAGGTAGCAACAGTGGAGATGCCAGCCTTATCCAGCCCTTGCCCCCAGGCATGTCCAAGGGGCTGCAAGTCCATTTCAtggtgccccttcctccccctggaTTTGCTAGGTCCTTCAATTCAGGTGCCCAAAGGGTTCCATCCAGGGGACCAGGTGGGAGGGGACTCATTCTGGTGCCCCTACCTCCCATCAACTTCATCCCGGTCCTAGACCACAGGGGACATTTCTGTCCCCTTGAGCCAAGAGTCTGGGACTCAGAAGGCTGTGGCTCTCTTGCCCAGCCTCTCTCTCAGTGTGGACTCCCTTCCAGAGGCTAGGCTCCATTCTGCTCactaagttgtatttttttagagcagaCAAATTGCATATACTCGTTATTCACTGTGAATGCCTAACATGTCCTCCCTTGCTTAGTGTGTTATGACGCCTTGATAGTCCTTTGCAAATACAACTAGATGTCAACTCCTCAGTGGTATTAAACCTAGGAGGGTCACATTCCTCCTACCTCTGAGAAGGAACTGGTGTCCCACTCCAAGCCCTCAAATGGAATAGGTAAGGTTCAGAGAGAAACAGCTCAGTGTGGTGATTAGGTCATAGATTCTGGAACCACTCTGCTGGGTTTGAGTTCTGCCTCTACAGCTTATTAGCTGTATGACTTTGGTTAAGTTATTTACCCAGCCTGTGCCCTGgctttctcatctggaaaacagagaTGCTAGGCACACCTACCTCATAGGTTGTACCTGGCGCACAGGAGACATTGTGTAAGTATTAGCTAAGACAGCACCATAAATGAGAGTGCCGATGTGAAGATTAAGGaccccacggactgtgagacttGCCCATGAATTCGTAAAGGCTGATATTAAATGTCTGTGTTTTCCGGGGTCATGTCATAGTCCCCCAGAACATAGTGCACTGTTCTGACTGAAATTTCTAAGTGAATTTGTCATTCAAGTTTCATCTTTATAGAAATCATTGAAACGACTAAAGTTCCTTGACTATAGTTTAAATTTTGGGTAAGACCCAGCCCTCTGGTTCTCCCTGGAAGGTCATTCAATCCCTCTGCCTCAGCTCGGGAGCTGTTCTCCCCACAGATGTGCCTACAGTACCAACAGGTACCTTTGCCATTGCCTTTGGGGTCTCCCAGGGAGCTGACCATCACCTCCCCACTAGCCAGGCAGTGGCTGGTATGGACGTAGCCCAGGTCACACTTGGCATGGATGTCTTCAGCCTCAATGACCTGGATATGGGTAAGGAATGGCATCAGAATGTTATAGGGCTGGGGGGACCCACCTGTgactcccccatccccccactcctATCTGCTGACACCatcatattttttccttcaagaCATGAACACAATTTTCCCAGGGGGAATATGGCAGAGATTCAGTCTGGTAGCTTCTGCAGAGCAGCAAGGGAGAGTCTGAGAGATTAACTCCGCAGGCAGAAAACACTGACTTCTCTCCCATCGTCTGTCTTGAAGGCACTACGACCCTTGAGACCAgaagctcctcccctgctgggccATCACCAGCATCAAGGCACAAAGATGGCACTCAACCATGTGTTGGGAGGGGTGGTTAGAGGCTCCTGCCTGAGGGAAGTCCTTGGCTCATAATTGGCTGGGGGAAAAaagggctccttccctctctcagaGTCAAAACAAAAAGCTCCTCCCAACCCCTCTAGTGCCCACCCCCATGATTCTATATGGTGACCACCCGCAGGCCTTGGTAACCCTCCTCTGAagtcccgcccccgccccctgctgctGAGCCCTGACACTGTGCAAGAGCTGAAGGCAGCTGGCTGGGGGGTGGCCTGTGGCCTGGAGGGTGCCCAGAGTGGCATGTCCATTAGGTCCTTGAGCAACAAAGGCAGGGAACATGCCTTGTGTAGCTTCGGGGCACGGGGCTCGGAGCCCACATCCACCACATAGATGCGGGAGGACATGAGACAGGGCAGCATCAGTTTGGTGCGGGACTTGGTGCTGTCCCCGAAGCAGCTGCTGCAGGTGTTCCATCCTGAGTGATGCAGTTCATCCTTCAGGTTGGGCATGGGCAGCCGGTGGATGACCTAGGATGGGAGAGGGGGCAAGGGGTGGTGCTCACCCAGACCATGCCACTGGGATCCCTGGACCCACTTGGGCTGGGCAGCACAGCACAGGCTGGTGTTCATCGTTGTCCTGTACCTTGGGGGTGCCCTTGTGCAGTGAACAGACTGTACAACCGTACCCAAGGAGGGTGAAGAAGGATGCAGCTGGGGAAGGGCATTGCCGGGGCCAGGGCTAGAGAGGGGACTCAGGGTACTCCAGTGCCCAAGCTGCACCTCACCTGGCAATAGTGGGGAGACTTGGGGTCAACGTCCACGGTGGCCAAATAATCCGGGGCCTCAATGCCTGTGTTTCGGTAAATACAGGGCAGGTAGATAATCTCTTCCCTGGGTCCTAAAGAGTAGAAAGCAGTTAGTGGGGATGGCAGGGTAGAGAGGAATGATGGGCACGGAGCTGGGCATGCCCGAGGCTGAGGCCTCAGGTCTCCTGCCCTCACCGGCAGTGGGATCAGTAGAGGATGATGGCTTTGCACAATTCCCTTCTGGGGGCACAGGCTGGCAGATGCTGCACACTTACCTTTCATGGCCTCCAGAGGGGTAGGGTAGCCCGGTCCACACTTCTCACACTTTGTAGCTGTGAAAACAATGAGGCAGGTTGGCTCTGTCACTCCCTGCAGGGTCAAGGCTCCTTCCCTACCTGTGGCAACACATATCCCACCACGTGCTAGCCCAGGTCCTGTCCCGACTCCGGCCCTGTCACTACCACCATCCTCCCCGGCCCTCAGAGCCCtgatgcatgtgtgcatgtggcaGGAAGAGCCTTCATAGGTATGACCTGAAGGTGGACAGACACTCAAGCAGgacccaggagaggggcaggagaggctgTGTGGTACAATGGCTATGACATTGACTTGCGTCCCAGTCCCGGCTGCTCACTGGGACTTGCTCCAAGCCATGGGAGCTTTGGggcgagttacttaacctccccaGCCTCAACATCCACACCATCtgtaaaaagaaagtaataagaaTACCATGACTGGCTTTTATTAGAAGGAAACAAGAAGGTGCAGTGAGTGAAGTATGCAGCTCGTGCTTGCCTGACAGGAGCCCATCAAAGCCTGGCTGTTCCTCAGCAAGTGAGGGTGGTGCCTGTTCACCTCCCTTCCCAGAAAGCTGTCTCTGCCAGGGTCTGGGACActtcctgcctttctcccctcTGGGTCCTGACCCAGGCTGCTGTCCAAAGCCTGGGTTACTTCTCCGAAGGTCTGGTAAGGATCGGAGGCTGGTTTGGGGCCACAGAGCTGTTACCACCTGGATGTGCAGAGACTAGTTTCTACCCCCGGGTGTCACCCACTTCCTGCATCTGTAACGCTAGGTGTTTGGTCCTGCTCTGGAGGGCTCAGAGGCCCACCTACCAGAGCTATAGGGTGTGGCCCTCCTTGTCCCTGAAGTCTGGCAAGAGAAGCCACATGGATCTACAGGACCAACATCAGTCTCTGAGAAGGAGGGCTGCCAGGACCAGGTGTCAGGCATCAGGGTTTGGAGCCTgaccaggaggcagagggaggactAGCACAAAGGGAGCTGTAGGAGGAAAGAAATCCCGGAGTGGAGATCACAGGATGGGGCGTTGCCTCCTTGCTGCAGCCCATGGCCAGTCTGGCCACTGCCCTGACAGCTGGGGGGCCACAAGTAGGGAGGCAGGAGTAGCCAGAGTTGAGCCTCCATGGTACCTGGAGGCCCTCAGTCGGGCCTCAGCCGGGAAGCCAGGTCCCCTACTCATGGCAGCCAAGTGACTTAGGAGGCCCAGGTGGCAGCAACAGCATTGTTGAGTGCGGAAACCTGGTTTCAAGCTCCAGGTCTGATGTCTGttctctcatgttctctcccCTGCTTTGGCTAAAAGCGGGTAATAATATCTTACCTTCTTTTCTAGGTGCCCATGAAGGTCAAATAAGCCAATGTATTCAGAAGTACTTTAAAGGAGAAGTGTTGTATAAATATGGGAAGGACTGTGCCAGAAGCTGGGGACAGAAATCCCAGGCAGTGGTTGCTGCTCATAGGGCTGGGTGGGTGTGGCAGGGTGAGAGGTCCAGTCCAAAGGAATTAAGGGGACTTGTGCCAGGGCTTGgcacaggaggggagggagaggggagggaggttgcCCAACACAGAACAGAAGGAGATTCAAAACTCCCAAGACCTCAAGACAGAGACACAAAACCCGCAAAGCTGaacggagagagagaaataaaggtgTGAGGGAGGTGTGAGGCTGtcttcctgtccctgcccccaccacctcccagcaGTTCTTAGAATCAGTCAGGCCCATGCACCCACCAGGCCCCCAGGAGCATCAGTGTTCTTTCTGGGAAACAATGCCCTGTCTTAAGCATCTTTAGCAAGATCTCTGAACATCTGTGGGTTTAGGATGAACACAGGGTAGCTCACTGGAGCTTCTAGGAGCCTGAGAGTGAGGAACAGGAGGGCTTGGGGACTGGGGGGTGGGTTGAGGGGTGGGAGGCACTGGAATAGGCGCCCAGCGGCAGAGTGTGGGCTCCGCTTTCCATCCCAGAGTGATCAGGTTCCGGGTGGCTAGAGAGCCATCTGTCCCCAAAGGCCTGGGCTCCCTACTTCCTGGAGTAAGAAGCTGGCCCAGGGCTGAAATCAGGACTGTCATTCACCTATGGTGATAGGCTGGGGACAAAAGGTTCTGCCACTGTATTCCCGCCCCACCAGATATTCCCAGCTGCAGAAAGGCGCCCGGGCTGCAGCTGAGAAGCCAGGTGGGGGTCCAGGGCCACCCATCTCCGcagcccctccaccctcctcttCTGGCACCCTCTAGAAACTTTGGCTGAGCTGGGAGattcaggggtgggggtggggtggcgccGGTGGAGCAGAGTCCAGCgcctgcccccccacccagctctcccGACCTAACTTTTCTGCCACTTCCAGTGGCAGGGTGGGCGGCACTTGGTTGTCAGAAAGCCCCCTCCTTACCCATGCTGCTTGCTGGTATGCTTTGATCCTGACTGGCCTGTCAGGAGGGAGCAGAAACAGAGGCCGGGCTGGTGTCCGAGGCACGCTGTGCccgggaaggggcaaagggaaggAATTTATACAACCaattggggggcggggcggggcagggggagggccccGGCTACAG from Panthera leo isolate Ple1 chromosome C1, P.leo_Ple1_pat1.1, whole genome shotgun sequence encodes the following:
- the SELENBP1 gene encoding methanethiol oxidase isoform X1 is translated as MDRILELELPATKCEKCGPGYPTPLEAMKGPREEIIYLPCIYRNTGIEAPDYLATVDVDPKSPHYCQVIHRLPMPNLKDELHHSGWNTCSSCFGDSTKSRTKLMLPCLMSSRIYVVDVGSEPRAPKLHKVIEAEDIHAKCDLGYVHTSHCLASGEVMVSSLGDPKGNGKGGFVLLDGETFEVKGTWERPGGAAPMGYDFWYQPRHNVMISSEWAAPNVFRDGFNPADVEAGLYGSHLHVWDWQRHEIVQTLPLQDGLIPLEVRFLHNPDAAQGFVGCALSSTIQRFYKNQGGTWSVEKVIQVPPKKVKGWMLPEMPGLITDILLSLDDRFLYFSNWLHGDLRQYDISDPQRPRLTGQLFLGGSIVKGGPVQVLEDQELKSQPEPLVVKGKRVPGGPQMIQLSLDGKRLYVTTSLYSAWDKQFYPDLIREGSVMLQIDVDTVKGGLKLNPNFLVDFGKEPLGPALAHELRYPGGDCSSDIWV
- the SELENBP1 gene encoding methanethiol oxidase isoform X2, translated to MATKCEKCGPGYPTPLEAMKGPREEIIYLPCIYRNTGIEAPDYLATVDVDPKSPHYCQVIHRLPMPNLKDELHHSGWNTCSSCFGDSTKSRTKLMLPCLMSSRIYVVDVGSEPRAPKLHKVIEAEDIHAKCDLGYVHTSHCLASGEVMVSSLGDPKGNGKGGFVLLDGETFEVKGTWERPGGAAPMGYDFWYQPRHNVMISSEWAAPNVFRDGFNPADVEAGLYGSHLHVWDWQRHEIVQTLPLQDGLIPLEVRFLHNPDAAQGFVGCALSSTIQRFYKNQGGTWSVEKVIQVPPKKVKGWMLPEMPGLITDILLSLDDRFLYFSNWLHGDLRQYDISDPQRPRLTGQLFLGGSIVKGGPVQVLEDQELKSQPEPLVVKGKRVPGGPQMIQLSLDGKRLYVTTSLYSAWDKQFYPDLIREGSVMLQIDVDTVKGGLKLNPNFLVDFGKEPLGPALAHELRYPGGDCSSDIWV